The window GGGTTGTGTTGGAGGACTCAATggtgtttgttttttttatttttggttctaACATGGGTGGCAAGTGGTGGGAATCGAGTTGTTTTTGGGGGAGGATGGTGTTGTCTATGGAGTTGATGGTTTGCTTCTGGTCGCAATCGTTAGAGCTGTTGTAGGAACCATTGAGTTTCTTCTCGGCGGCGTTGTCTCCGGCCTCTTTGGTAGGTCTTGCTTTGGGCTGCAAGCATATTATGATACTCCGTGTCTAGCTTGTGTTGGATCGCATGCATACTGTGATACTTTGTGTCTGGCATGCGTCGCTCTTATGCCCATTTGGACTCTACCCCTCTCTATCATGAAAGAGGAATTTGCAACTGTTATTGAAAGTTGTGTTTACAACTGTATTTCAAGGGAAGTTATTGGTTTTACCCATCCCTTATCATGGAAGGCTCCGTTAATGACATGTACAATGGATTTTCCATATTCCACTCCTTGGTTTCTTGTTTTGATAAACAGTATAACCTTGTGTAACTCAtgttttctattttaatgaattattgtttacaaaaaaaaatagatattaaTAGGATTTTGTTTCATATAAATGTCTAACATTAATGGAAGTGAAGTTAAAAATGATTGGAAAATTAAAGGTTAACTAAGTAGGCCTGATAGTATATTTAGTcttgtacaattttttttttttttttaattctacttATTTTTTTGCTACTTTCACTATTTTAGAGATCGATACATATTAATGGGATTTTGTTTCATATAAACGTCTAACATTGATAAAGGTATAGTCATTGTGTCAAACACGATTGCATGTAAATCAATACTATAGATGGTGTATCCTCACCATATCTCAAGTGAGGTCAAATAAATACCTACAccatatatttcatttttctattttcacaCACTTTACCCCTAGCAAATGAATCTGAATATGAAACTTTACGGCTCTGTTAAGTTGCAAGGGGTATTGAAGGGAAGAGACGTGAAATTTCAAACCTAATAaataaacttttgtaatcatccCATATGATTgtcactaactccaaatcattccatatttggttattaaattctcattttactttgcatctaaatccctTGATTCAAAAAGTAGATTAAAACTAGCACAATTTACTACCACATGGGAGATTTGATAGAGCTGAAGTTTTTGTGAACAAATGAACTCAAGAGTCTCATATCTTAAATTTCGGTCacaatcaaggatttagttctcgggTATTGGATAGATATATGCTGATATTGGTACGATACTAATTAATCTTGGATCAACCCATATTGATCAATTTTACCTctacttttcattttttgttttttaatgattttaaacCCATGTTCGAATACTAATACTCAATCCCAAATAGACTAGGTATTAGGATTGGTCTCAACTGATACCATTATGGCTGAttcgataccaatacctaaaaccgcATGGTCACAAGTGAACAATTAAACGCAAAAAAAGGTTTGAAAATTCAGGAAAAGAATAGAACTTATAAATATTTCAATATATTGTAAATTCATAATTGGACGCAGTATAAGCATATTAAATGGCAACTTTACTATAAACGAAATGTAAAGTAAAAGAGTAGAAATCCTtaatatttatattaaaaaaatattgataaaaaacataaaataaagagTAAATATGATGAATGCGTGTAACAACCTTTATAATGTTAGTGCCTCCCGATCAAAGATTTTCCAATATACTGTTGTAGCGGAAATAACACAAGCAAGGGATGCTATTGTTTCTTTCACTTTCGAATTAAAATtgttttctaccaaaaaaaaaaagaatttaagtTAAAATTGATATTTAGGAGGCCCATTGGAGGAGCAAAAGTGGTATTCTTACTTAGGAGCACAAGGCATTCATCTTGTTCGCTCTcatttctctccctccttcCTCTGTTGGCGGTAATCACTTTTAGGGAGAAAAAATATTGCCTAGCTGCATAGGTATGCTAGTGACTTCTTGTGCCTAtctcttttccttcatctgaactaatatattttccttcaatTGTGGAAGAAGAGAGCTAAACATAAAGAAGCACCAGCGTACGTTACACAGCCTAAACAAGTTAAACAATTGTTTGTCAATCAAAATGTAGAAAgcattattcatccaaaaaggGTGAAACCTGAAAGCATTTTATTGAATCAACACAAGATTTGAGGATATGTGGATTTCAATTCCTAAGTTTTATATAAAAATTGTTAAGGCAGAACAGGTGGCCTCTTCTTCTCCACTAAAGATTAGAGCTTTTCCATCGCTGGCCAAGTTTGTGAAACAAGTCTGTTCTCTCCTATTAGCCATCTGTAGTATTGATGAAATTGCATTATAAAAATCATCTTATGCAACCATTCGATCATGTTTAAGTTTTCCTAGTTTGGAGGTCTACTATTTCATCACAAGTTTACACTGGTGGGATTTCCTATCTACTTTGAGAAATCTTTTTAGAAACTTTGTTACTATGAGCAAAGGAAGCTAAGGAAAAGATAGCGAAGGAGGCAGATGGCATTGGAGTTGTGAGAGAGAGGGTATATGGGGGGAGCAAGGGAAGGGTGACAGAAGCCAAAGTTGCCGATGGAGAGAGATAGAACATTTATTTCATATGTAAAATACACGTAACACGTTTTATCATGTTTAATATGAATTGACACAAGATAAATAATTTGtttataattgaaaaataatttggaaaaaaaatgaattttttttagtgTCTAAATGATATCGTTATTAGTATTTAAAACTTATAACTTCATTAATTGCATATTGGCCTTTCATGCACCATTAACTATTTTAGGGTGTTCAAAATTTCTCAAGGGTATCTACAACAAATTATGttcaaaatttaataataataataataataataataataataataataataataataataataataataaaagggtTCAAATACGCATAGTATGACGAGATTTTACTAACTCTAGGCTGGACATAAGAGTAGACCTTCAATTCCAATACTGACATGgtcagacttttttttttttttcttatgataaAAGATCTGGTCAGACTCAGagggaaagaaattgaaatgaTAAGAAGCTTCTAACATGTGAGAGGCTGGCCTGCAAAGAGTCATAAGTTCTCCCTTTTTGTCTCTACTGATACCCCTGACATGATTATCTTCGATCTATCACTTTCATGTATATGGAAAATATCCCAATTGTATTTTGTCCTCCACTCCTCCTcaaagaataaagaataataaaaaaaaaactctatacTTTATGGGATTGTCATCACTGATTAGTTTACAGATGTACAAACAAAGCATACTGATTTCCTGCCAATTTTGTTTTCTACCTTCGGGCTTGTGGGAATCCGTGTTAAGAAAGTCATTTGGAAAAAGCTCTTTCCAGTTAAACCCTTGGATAGGAAAGGGAAATAATTTCAGTATCGACCCTTCAAAAGATATTCATCGAAATTCCAAATCACACCCTGGTTCCAATTCACATGGTCGCCAGAaactttaaaataataataaaacaacagAGAAGGAAGTTCCCATTTccaatccacattctcatgatATTTTAAAGGGAAAACAGAATTAATTCTATTCCATATCATCATGAAGTTAAATATTGCAGCAAACAAAAACAATTCACATGCCTTGCTAATCCAGCAATAACAATCCAGTTTAAAAGATCAGAATCAATATTGGTGTAAGAAGTCCTAATCCCTAACCCTGCTCCAGCAATCCCAAACCATGGTGTAAGGAACTTTTTTATGGGATTGATTTAACTATTAAGGATCAGTCAAACCTACTGCTAGGGATTAATGAAGTCTTGGGTAAGTGTGTAGACTCTAGAAAAATTAGAAGTCTCACATGGGTCGCTAGGCTGGAGTACGGAAGATTGAATAGTCTTGTTGtcttcttttataattttttaaaaggcaaagaaggaagagggagtGTGTGTGGCCCAAACTAGTCTCtggtaatgatgatgatgatttttttttttttttctggtctgGGTATCTTGGACTGTGTATCAATGTTGAACTCTGCACAACGCCGTACGTCTTCAAGGTATATGGTGAAGTCTAAAGAGTACCATCACATCATGCCTCCCCACACTTCAATCCGACCCTTTTaagctttcaattttttttctgaattgaAATGTAATATTCCATTCCTCAGTTCTCCTGTCCTGTCGTCGCTGCAGCTTTTGATGTTACTACATTGTCTCATGTTTTTCATAAGAAGGGTAACCTATTTCCTGGGTCAAGAAAATCAAACCATGGTTTCTTCCCTTTGGgatgggagaaagaagaggggGACGAGgaggattctctctctctctctctggttttgacttttgatctTCCCTGCTAATAACACAACCATATATGTATGTCATCATAAAGTAAtttggaaaaagaaagggaCAGATGTGAGGAATCCCAGATATGGTGTTCAATGTGCATATGCGTCTCTGCCGTAATCAAATTTGTACTTTGTACCTCTTGAGTTATACTTGCTAAAGACATGCATGGAGTTCAATATGATAGTTGAGACTAAAAATCAAACATTCAAACCATAGTAACAACTAATTATTTGtttatactatatatatatataatatatgagAAGATGGGGAggaaaattaacaaaaataaaggaaaaagaaagctgcCGGTGACGTTAAGTagaagggagagagggagagagggagagagagagagagagagagagagagagaattgaatagaaaaataataaccaGAGATGGAGATAGACGCTATGGTCTTTGTCTCTCTTTTGttaatgctctctctctctctcttgaaattAATACTATTCATTCTTCAGCTGGGTCAATCAAATAGAGAGATTTAAGAGGGGAAGGGAAGTTTTAATACTCCAAAAATGatgctttttcttcctcctttcagacGCTTCTAACTCTTAATTTGTCTTTGATTAAGAATATTGGCCCCAATGAACCTGTGACCAGAAATGAAAAACAGGTTTGTTACTGTCTAGAGATAATTCCAAAAGGAAAATGCCATCATGGGTTTTCAtatcagaaaagaaaatatggaaaaatagATCATGTAGAAAACGTTGAATTGGTAGACCCAGAtagaaaaatctcaaaaaaatccttaaaaaaTTAACTCTAGAAAACAAaagtgaatttatttttttatcagaagaaatcaagaaacGTGTTCCTCATCAGGGATGTGAGAATATTTTTCAGgtaaaacaatcaaaaaaaaaaaaggaattattaGTTTACTGGGTTGCCTTaattaatgattacaaaaataaatgaagcaCACCACAAGTCCACTCCAGACACCTGACCGAGATGACCCTTCCTCTTCTCGAGTCCGGAGGAGGGAGGGGGAAAAGAAGAACCCTAAGTCTTACCTGCCAAACGTGATGATTGCGTGAATTGGACATTCAATAGAGACCTTTACACTAGATGGGAAGAACCAACAAAAAGGCCAAAAGGCCAAAAATGGTGTTGGGGAAAGCAAAAAAGACTGCAAAACCCTACCCCTAGCTTCTTCGTTTCTCTACATTTCTATTATCTTTTGATCTATAGCCATTTTTAATATAAACCATCCacagttttcttcttcaagaagGGTGTTCGTAACAtgattttaaaatgaaaatgtgAGTAAAAATCATTTCCAGACCTTCAACACTACATCCATGGGTATGGTATTCTGGGTCATCCATTGACTCACACATGCAACGTTCTCTATTTCAGGGTTTGTTTGCACGCACGCTTTTGCACGTGTAGAACAGTATGattgcgagagagagagagagagagagagaacgtaCCGAGATCAAAGGAAAAGCAATGGCAGGCAGAGAACGAGTGGCGagaggaaaacaaaaattaagaaGACGGATGAACGCTTTTAACCTCATCGCTCAAAGTTCTCTGCTGCGAGagttgatgttgttgttgttgttgttgatgctgATGCGGATGCTCTTGTTCCGGTTCTTGCAGCTGAAATGAATTGTCGAATGGAaccaaagccaaggaagaagaaaaacccGCGCTCAACTGATTAAACTCAATACCATCTCCCCCACCAGCCCCGGCATTCCCATCAAAGCCACCATCGAACCTGACAAGCTCctgctgttgttgctgttgctgcgCGTAGTTCCTCATCATCTCATGTTGCTCTCTAGCAGCTACAACTGCGGCTAAATGTTGTGCCTCCAgcatctgctgctgctgctgctgttgttcCCTCATTAATAGCTGTGCCTGTGCTTGCGCTTGTGCCGACTGAGGCACACCCATACCAACCGGGGAAATTCCGTAGGGTCCCATATTGGAAGATGGATTCTGTTGTAGTTGTTGATACAGAAACTGGTGGTGTTGGTGTTGATGGCTGAGAGGGAGCATCGCTGATGGCCCCATGTAGCCAACGAGTTCCTTCTTGGCATTAGTCAGATCAAATTGAACCTGCCTCAGCCTTTGTTGTAGGATTGAGATTAAACCGACACAGCCGTAAACGGGATCGCGAAGCCTCGCATCTGCCTCATAGGCCAGTGAGTTCACGGCGTCTTCTCTTTGCGTCGGGTTCAGCTCATTGAGGATCTTAGCAACATTGCTTGCACCGAAAACCTTGTGCACGTTCGCAAACTTTGTCGGCTGGTCCGGTGGGAAATATGGGGCAAATACGCATTCTTGTGTGCACTTCCGCCGAAGAAACTTGCACGCGGCGCACGGAGAATTGGACGAGGATGCCATTTCTCTTCGCTCCtgtaaaatttttagaattcaGACTTCAGAAATAGAACAATTACATTAAGATCCAAATTAGCAGAAAAGCTGAAGGGTTTCAGAAATGGTTACAAGTTTCTTTCTCTAAACGCGGCTGACTAATATACGCCGGAGGACGACGTGAGAGAGTACAGACagaatctaaagaaaaaaaaccctagggGTTAACAGAAaactctctatctctctttcgGCGCAATGAAGAGATTAAAGCCAATAACACAGAAGAGGTTTAGACTCGAGATGCTGCGAACCAGATAAAATCGAAACTATGATCATCTCTTCCCTTTCTCGGAAATCTTTATGGATCCGAATCCCCTCTTCAATTGATAGAAAtaaagattaaaagaaaaaaaaaaaaatccattcctATGAGACCGAGTCATT is drawn from Macadamia integrifolia cultivar HAES 741 chromosome 7, SCU_Mint_v3, whole genome shotgun sequence and contains these coding sequences:
- the LOC122083898 gene encoding protein ASYMMETRIC LEAVES 2-like is translated as MASSSNSPCAACKFLRRKCTQECVFAPYFPPDQPTKFANVHKVFGASNVAKILNELNPTQREDAVNSLAYEADARLRDPVYGCVGLISILQQRLRQVQFDLTNAKKELVGYMGPSAMLPLSHQHQHHQFLYQQLQQNPSSNMGPYGISPVGMGVPQSAQAQAQAQLLMREQQQQQQQMLEAQHLAAVVAAREQHEMMRNYAQQQQQQQELVRFDGGFDGNAGAGGGDGIEFNQLSAGFSSSLALVPFDNSFQLQEPEQEHPHQHQQQQQQHQLSQQRTLSDEVKSVHPSS